A region of Haliotis asinina isolate JCU_RB_2024 chromosome 9, JCU_Hal_asi_v2, whole genome shotgun sequence DNA encodes the following proteins:
- the LOC137296210 gene encoding uncharacterized protein, with protein MMKATGGRQGVMLLLWLLMIRRSTSDGKLDIRLIGYWSDGKELSGDCCDNYLRVACYDKCDPKFTICIDGPVERKPCSVYKTTTHYIDNHDIIQFGSNIQGTPNPFIVHVPKAIPSSIKITVQVYDNDDISSDDHMDTLSKLINIQAAATQQEAVYIPYTVWGRTKLKIEVRAYCDRDWYGSACERHCKATPDHSHYTCHTHTGAKMCFEAWKGDNCDQDIDECTEINSLCQHGGSCTNTLGSFLCSCMEGFTGTRCENIINQCALAPCLNGGTCDGNETAFNCACSVEWTGETCAEGVNVCDRAPCNRGTCTPDFLSVTRFKCICEFAWVGERCSHAVDLFNITLLGEIDHTNRENLTVGLNRLITQLGEIPGKVDVKFTTNTQQESKYTTTYVQFYAAVENGSFLGSSSLDRIFESNPDEIIREYLPLPLYPCHQDEKTKIAVIQTMAIERSYISLENGHYEKTIGTSSGFVLMTILLWVSFWVWRRRPRNSDQLLEDDQISPFVMDASCNRNLNSSGNAIGTCQGASVSPEGYTSLCFHDHEGSLSSDDTSNIRVAAEDMIFEPAAVRLDDNRRPCDEVKLDNSLHIASYIQPVPEGVTLDPGSVEEEEDETEYAVIDDNDFEDLLQENPYETIESFEDSDVENDSQTNYYEEISF; from the exons ATGATGAAGGCGACGGGAGGACGTCAAGGTGTGATGCTACTTCTTTGGCTGTTAATGATAAGG CGTTCGACGTCTGACGGCAAACTGGACATTCGACTCATCGGTTACTGGTCAGATGGCAAAGAGCTTAGTGGGGATTGTTGTGACAATTATCTACGCGTAGCGTGTTATGACAAGTGCGACCCAAAGTTTACCATTTGCATTGATGG CCCTGTCGAAAGAAAGCCGTGTTCTGTTTACAAGACGACCACACACTATATAGACAACCATGACATAATCCAGTTTGGAAGCAACATTCAAGGAACACCGAATCCTTTCATCGTACACGTACCCAAAGCAATACCG TCCTCGATAAAAATAACGGTGCAAGTGTATGACAACGATGACATCTCCAGTGATGACCACATGGACACACTCTCTAAGCTGATCAACATCCAAGCCGCCGCTACACAACAGGAAGCTGTATATATCCCATACACTGTCTGGGGAAGAACGAA GTTAAAGATTGAGGTGCGTGCCTACTGTGACCGGGACTGGTATGGGTCAGCGTGTGAGAGACACTGCAAGGCCACTCCTGACCACAGTCACTACACGTGTCACACGCACACAGGAGCTAAAATGTGCTTCGAAG catggaagggagacaactgtgaCCAGGATATCGACGAATGCACTGAAATTAACAGCTTGTGTCAGCATGGGGGTAGTTGTACTAATACACTCGGAAGTTTTCTGTGCAGTTGTATGGAGGGGTTCACTG GAACACGGTGTGAAAACATCATCAACCAGTGTGCACTGGCACCATGTCTGAACGGAGGGACATGTGACGGAAACGAAACAGCTTTTAACTGTGCATGCTCTGTGGAGTGGACTGGCGAAACGTGCGCAGAGGGGGTTAATGTCTGTGACAGAGCCCCTTGTAACAGAGGAACTTGTACACCAGACTTCCTGTCGGTAACTCGGTTCAAGTGTATCTGTGAGTTTGCGTGGGTAGGAGAAAGATGCAGTCATGCTGTTG ATCTGTTCAACATCACACTCCTGGGTGAGATCGATCATACAAATAGAGAAAACCTGACTGTTGGCTTGAACAGACTCATCACTCAACTCGGGGAAATTCCAGGAAAGGTGGATGTTAagtttacaacaaacacacagcaAGAAAGCAA GTACACTACAACGTACGTACAATTCTACGCTGCTGTGGAGAACGGCTCCTTTCTGGGGAGTTCTTCATTAGATAGGATCTTCGAATCCAACCCTGATGAAATTATCAGAGAATATCTGCCTCTTCCGTTGTACCCATGTCATCAAGATGAGAAGACGAAGATTGCGGTGATCCAAACGATGGCAATAGAG AGATCGTATATCAGTTTGGAGAACGGCCATTACGAGAAGACCATTGGAACGTCTTCAGGATTTGTCCTTATGACCATACTACTTTGGGTTTCTTTCTGGGTCTGGAGAAGAAGACC ACGCAACTCCGACCAACTTTTGGAAGACGATCAAATCAGTCCATTTGTAATGGACGCTTCATGCAACAGGAACCTAAACAGCTCAGGTAACGCCATAGGCACTTGCCAGGGTGCAAGCGTATCTCCAGAGGGCTACACAAGTCTTTGCTTCCATGACCATGAAGGATCACTGAGTTCTGATGACACATCAAACATCCGCGTTGCAGCTGAAGATATGATATTCGAACCAGCTGCAGTGCGTCTAGATGACAACAGACGTCCCTGTGACGAGGTGAAACTAGATAACAGCCTCCACATTGCCTCGTATATCCAGCCAGTCCCCGAAGGTGTGACTCTTGACCCGGGGAGTGTAGAGGAAGAGGAAGATGAAACAGAGTACGCTGTCATCGATGACAACGATTTTGAGGACCTCTTACAGGAAAACCCTTATGAAACGATAGAATCTTTCGAGGACAGCGATGTTGAGAACGACTCACAGACAAACTATTACGAAGAGATCAGTTTTTAG
- the LOC137297269 gene encoding uncharacterized protein, translating to MSQSPPRSTHMPSSCQLAPNGNVDYLRHQIIDIINEASKLRSNITHEERQAITELKNEDSITITEADKGKAAVIMDTPEFLQLVNNSLSDTATYLNIKKDTTAKKTMKDVHEKNLHDLPRGNSPLHSSVPAPLLIKQAIIATLIRRATALCHHDALSSELDHLRKTLTTLNGYPAQLVTATINKTLKDREPRPKPSPSPIRVTIPYLGPIRHKISRLIKTNAGIDVTFSSGKTITTYLTANDEGRVKTDGKLDIRFIRYWSDGKESSGRCCDNELTDLCINNIDKCDPMFYLLIDGQDGIMSRSLYHSTTHYTKNQNKFKFGRRIQGTPNPFIIQVSKALPSSIKVMVQVYDNDDTSSDDHMDTLSKQINIQAAAIEQIAMYTPYILKRRTKLEIAVRAYCDPDWYGSACERYCKATPDHSHYTCHQHTGAKMCFEGWMGDNCSQDIDECTESGQICQNGGSCTNTHGSFECKCLEGVTGTQCENIINQCELGPCLNGGKCDGNETDFKCACPVEWTGETCADKVNFCDSFPCNMGQCTPDLLTAARFKCDCDFAWVGDRCSQSVDIVNITLLGEINRANRGYLVDGLNKLITELGGIPGKVEVKLTTHTQKECNYTRTYVQLYFAGENGSLVETDSLDRIFESHPDEIINEYLPLPLNHLREYVKTTMKIPHDNWDTNQHVSAILPPVGLVVMTVLFLAAFSIWRRRSNTIERSRDENHLSSLVLDVPCNRRTPGAMTENIQEASVCPDGYTSLRFLEEDEGSLGTLCDGPSNVSQPPEDITLDPDRLQGFGGYPDDNGCLVDVATVGTHVGATSNILLQTEDMALDEVIAHCFGVSPGNARLGDAAALDTNTSNLNLAADDMAHDRDRDRVIVQAFNVSPDVKISLPDMVTPRVTEDLTFDSVILQDPRCSPYEHAHHSDEGTLHDVPLETLNTHCDETLTTETRTLDTVRLRRPRECPDGHVRLGEVGARRHVKTCIQSVTGDMTLIPGSLEAEVEDAEYTVIDDEDGEELLQEDPYETIESADDKDFENISQKDPYETIKSVDDIDVENVSLKDPYEKINL from the exons ATGTCCCAGTCCCCGCCAAGATCAACACACATGCCTTCATCATGCCAACTGGCTCCCAATGGCAACGTAGACTACCTCCGACACCAGATCATAGACATCATCAATGAAGCTTCCAAGCTCCGCTCCAACATCACGCACGAAGAGAGACAGGCCATCACCGAACTCAAGAATGAGgacagcatcaccatcaccgaagCTGACAAGGGCAAAGCAGCAGTCATCATGGACACCCCGGAATTCCTCCAGCTCGTCAACAACAGCCTCTCAGACACCGCCACATACCTCAACATCAAGAAAGATACGACGGCCAAGAAAACCATGAAGGACGTCCATGAGAA aaatcttcatgacctcccTCGAGGAaacagccctctccacagctccgttccagctcctctgttg atcaagcaagctatcatcgccacccttatcAGACGTGCCACAGCCCTCTGCCATCATGATGCCCTAAGCagtgaactggaccacctcagaaaaacattgactacactcaacggttaccctgcccaactcgtcacagccaccatcaataagaccctcaaggaccgagaaccccgccccaagccttctccatcaccTATCAGAGTAAcaataccctaccttggccccatcagacATAagatatcacgcctcatcaagaccaatgccggcatcgatgtcaccttctccagcgGCAAGACCATCACGACCTACCTAacagccaacg atgaagga CGTGTGAAGACAGACGGTAAACTGGACATTCGATTCATACGTTACTGGTCAGATGGCAAGGAAAGCAGTGGACGTTGCTGTGACAATGAGCTCACTGATTTGTGCATTAATAACATTGATAAGTGTGATCCTATGTTTTACTTGCTCATTGATGG CCAAGACGGAATAATGTCACGCTCTCTTTATCATAGCACAACACACTATACAAAGAACCAGAACAAATTCAAGTTTGGAAGAAGAATTCAAGGAACACCAAATCCCTTCATCATACAAGTGTCCAAAGCACTACCG TCTTCCATAAAAGTAATGGTTCAAGTGTATGACAACGATGACACCTCCAGTGATGACCACATGGACACACTTTCTAAGCAGATCAACATCCAAGCCGCTGCTATAGAACAGATAGCTATGTACACCCCATACATATTGAAAAGGAGGACGAA GTTAGAGATTGCTGTCCGTGCCTACTGTGACCCGGACTGGTATGGGTCAGCGTGTGAGAGATATTGCAAGGCGACGCCTGACCACAGTCACTACACATGCCACCAACACACAGGCGCTAAAATGTGCTTTGAAG GTTGGATGGGAGACAACTGCAGTCAGGACATTGACGAATGCACAGAAAGTGGCCAAATTTGTCAAAATGGGGGCAGTTGTACAAATACACACGGAAGTTTCGAGTGCAAGTGTCTGGAAGGGGTCACCG GAACGCAGTGTGAAAACATCATCAACCAATGTGAATTGGGGCCATGTTTGAACGGTGGGAAGTGTGACGGAAACGAAACAGACTTCAAGTGCGCATGCCCAGTTGAGTGGACTGGAGAGACATGCGCAGATAAGGTTAACTTTTGTGACAGTTTCCCTTGTAACATGGGTCAGTGTACACCGGATCTCTTGACGGCAGCCCGGTTCAAGTGTGACTGTGATTTTGCGTGGGTAGGAGATAGATGCAGCCAAAGTGTTG ATATTGTCAACATCACGCTCCTGGGTGAGATCAACCGCGCAAATAGAGGTTACCTAGTTGATGGATTGAACAAACTCATCACTGAACTTGGGGGAATTCCAGGAAAGGTGGAAGTCAAATTaacgacacacacacagaaagaaTGCAA TTATACTAGAACGTACGTGCAACTCTATTTCGCCGGGGAGAATGGCTCCTTGGTAGAGACCGATTCATTGGATAGAATCTTCGAATCCCACCCTGATGAAATCATCAATGAATACCTACCTCTTCCACTGAACCATCTCCGTGAATACGTGAAAACAACCATGAAG ATTCCACATGATAACTGGGACACTAACCAACACGTATCTGCCATTCTACCTCCTGTAGGACTTGTGGTGATGACTGTACTGTTTCTGGCGGCTTTCTCTATCTGGAGAAGGAGATC GAACACAATAGAACGATCCAGAGACGAAAATCATCTCAGTTCATTGGTATTGGACGTACCATGCAACAGACGTACACCTGGTGCAATGACGGAAAATATCCAGGAGGCAAGCGTATGTCCTGATGGTTACACAAGTCTTCGCTTCcttgaggaagatgaaggatcACTCGGCACACTCTGTGATGGCCCTTCAAACGTCAGCCAACCACCTGAAGATATTACCCTTGACCCAGACCGTCTACAGGGTTTCGGTGGATATCCAGATGACAATGGATGTCTTGTTGACGTAGCGACAGTTGGCACACACGTTGGTGCCACATCAAACATTCTCCTACAAACTGAAGATATGGCACTTGATGAAGTGATTGCACATTGTTTCGGTGTTTCTCCAGGCAACGCACGTCTTGGGGATGCTGCAGCACttgacacaaacacatcaaaccTAAATCTAGCAGCTGACGACATGGCTCATGACCGTGACCGTGACCGTGTGATTGTACAAGCTTTTAACGTTTCTCCAGATGTCAAGATAAGTCTTCCTGACATGGTGACACCTCGAGTGACTGAAGATCTCACCTTTGACTCAGTAATACTACAAGATCCTAGATGTTCTCCATATGAACACGCACATCATAGCGACGAAGGAACACTCCATGACGTACCTCTGGAAACACTCAACACACACTGTGATGAGACACTAACAACTGAAACTAGGACCCTTGACACTGTACGTCTACGGAGACCAAGAGAATGTCCAGATGGTCACGTACGTCTTGGTGAAGTCGGGGCACGCCGCCATGTTAAGACCTGCATCCAGTCAGTCACTGGAGATATGACCCTTATCCCGGGGAGTCTAGAGGCTGAGGTAGAGGATGCAGAGTACACTGTCATAGATGACGAGGATGGTGAGGAGCTCCTACAGGAAGACCCTTATGAAACGATAGAGTCTGCCGATGACAAAGATTTTGAGAACATCTCACAAAAGGACCCTTATGAAACGATAAAGTCTGTCGATGACATAGATGTTGAGAACGTCTCATTGAAAGACCCTTATGAAAAGATAAATCTGTAG
- the LOC137296065 gene encoding protein jagged-1-like — protein sequence MRCSWPTYSLGVSFLLWLLLISQVKNEGKLEIWFIRYSSDGTVPSGLCCEVWLQTPCSDACDPMFTLCVDDPRDTKLCSLYYKTTAGMDTGSNVVVFGKSIQGTPNPFFVQIHNAMPSSVKIQVTVDDDDLVSGDDYMDTLATLINISASPSKIMSVYKPCSLQGRTHLEIRVRAYCDPDWYGTDCLAYCKASTTDHYSCHFSSGAKLCFQGWKGDNCDQDVDECTERSDVCQYDGSCMNTPGSFECQCVEGITGRTCELVTDRCALNICLNGGTCNGNATHFSCTCPFGWSGETCAEEINLCDSAPCDRGSCIPKPEISARFKCDCEFPWTGETCDVIVDITDITVLGVIDDNNRGSLTTGLTNIISDLGGIHGQVNVVISTCIYSESINITTQVQFYATLENGTFLTSDFVREIFSSHSDADINQHLPLPLYPASDTDDQETDIITQEKIREGRWFRRTWYTVVAPVSAGLVLVALCAAFFMWRRNSHESGQLFEDIQGNVIEMDVVNNTVLDQHRPTTGCEEDTRASTDGCTRHGATARFSSRQEVTSYVQPIHDPLPDENHYSPLATPTPDNSNYATLGSSCQKGSDDYTVINYVNVDGATEDHPYEDVYF from the exons CAGGTAAAGAATGAAGGCAAATTGGAAATTTGGTTCATCAGATATTCGTCAGACGGAACGGTACCAAGTGGGTTATGCTGTGAAGTGTGGCTACAAACACCATGCAGTGATGCATGTGATCCGATGTTTACCCTGTGCGTTGATGA CCCTCGTGATACGAAACTATGTTCTCTGTACTATAAGACTACAGCGGGGATGGACACTGGAAGTAATGTTGTGGTTTTCGGCAAGAGCATTCAAGGAACACCAAATCCTTTTTTTGTACAAATACACAACGCAATGCCG TCATCGGTAAAGATACAGGTGACtgtggatgatgatgatttggtaAGCGGAGATGATTATATGGATACTCTGGCAACACTCATCAACATTTCTGCAAGTCCGAGCAAAATCATGTCTGTATACAAGCCGTGTTCCCTGCAAGGAAGAACACA TTTAGAGATTCGTGTCCGTGCCTACTGTGATCCTGACTGGTACGGTACTGATTGTCTGGCATACTGCAAGGCGTCAACCACTGACCATTACAGCTGCCACTTTTCGAGCGGGGCCAAACTATGCTTCCAGG gatggaagggagataactgtgatCAGGACGTCGACGAATGTACAGAAAGATCAGACGTGTGTCAATATGATGGCAGCTGCATGAACACACCTGGAAGCTTTGAGTGCCAGTGTGTGGAGGGAATCACAG GCAGGACTTGTGAACTTGTAACAGACCGCTGTGCCCTGAATATATGCCTGAACGGAGGGACCTGTAATGGAAACGCAACACACTTTAGTTGCACGTGCCCTTTCGGGTGGTCTGGAGAGACATGCGCAGAGGAAATAAACCTCTGTGACAGCGCCCCCTGTGACAGGGGAAGCTGCATACCTAAACCCGAGATCTCAGCACGGTTCAAATGTGATTGTGAGTTTCCATGGACTGGGGAAACGTGTGATGTGATTGTTG ATATTACAGACATCACCGTCCTGGGAGTGATTGATGATAACAACAGAGGTAGTTTGACCACTGGCTTGACGAACATCATCAGCGATCTTGGTGGAATACATGGGCAAGTGAATGTCGTGATCTCGACATGTATCTACAGTGAAagcat aaatatcacaacACAGGTCCAGTTTTATGCGACACTGGAAAATGGTACTTTCCTGACAAGTGACTTTGTAAGAGAGATCTTTTCATCACACAGTGATGCCGACATCAACCAACATCTTCCCCTCCCACTCTACCCAGCGTCGGACACAGATGACCAGGAAACCGATATCATTACCCAAGAAAAGATAAGAGAG GGAAGATGGTTCAGGAGAACCTGGTATACGGTGGTTGCACCTGTCTCTGCTGGACTAGTGCTGGTGGCATTGTGTGCAGCATTCTTCATGTGGAGAAGAAACTC GCACGAATCAGGGCAGTTGTTTGAGGACATCCAGGGAAACGTCATTGAAATGGACGTTGTAAATAACACCGTGCTAGACCAGCACAGACCTACCACAGGCTGTGAGGAGGACACAAGAGCATCCACAGACGGATGCACACGTCATGGAGCCACAGCCAGATTCAGCTCGCGTCAAGAGGTCACGTCCTACGTCCAACCCATTCACGACCCACTTCCTGACGAGAACCATTATTCTCCTTTAGCTACACCTACACCAGACAACAGCAACTATGCAACTCTTGGTAGTTCCTGTCAGAAAGGATCCGACGACTACACTGTCATAAATTACGTTAATGTAGATGGGGCAACAGAGGACCATCCTTATGAGGACGTATATTTTTAA